The genomic region taacgttgactttttaaaatatttttatgaaatatatatttgtataacagtatatagatcgaatcttaaaatataaactatatttacaataaacatAAACAATTAACAATTTTCAACaatattaaaaagaaaaaataaaaaaattgaccgactttgaccgacttgGACCGACTTTttctgactttgaccgactttttccgactttgaccgactttttaccattgaccgactttttagcaacgacgcatcggtcatgcctaaaaaacgacgcgtcggcCGACGCGTCGCCCAAGTCAACCGACTCTTTCAACACTGAAAATGACACATAGAATATACCTTTAACTCTTACTTTTCTAATATTTACTACAGTAGTATTTATGATTTTGAATATTAGCCTTTATATGTAGTTTGCTACacaaagcatttttgttaattttgCAGTTTGGTGAAAAGAACAAGTTAATAATCTACTTTGCAAACACTTTCAAATTTTTGAGGTGTACACAGTTGATTTGAAACAAATAAAATATGGAGTAAAACCTTATGATTTATGAAATGTCATTAATATTACTCCAATATTCACACTATAAAGGTTTTGATTTCAACATTTTGACAAAGTGCAAGGTGTAACATGACCATTTATTTTCTAGAAGGTTATTGACACAAATAACAAATTCTATATACACCTCATATCTTATTTTTTTCACTTACTTTTAACATTTCAAATTCCCACCATCTATATAACCGCAAATCCTTTACCAAATTCCAAAGGCAGAGATTAAACACACCCAAATCCACACATAATATTTCATAAATCGCCAGCTAACCCTAGATTTACTCAAAATTCAATCCATCGATCAAAACCATGGTAAACTCATCTTATTTACTTCCTGTATTTAATCTGTTCATTCACATACATGATTTGCTTCATTTTAGTTGTAATTTTGCTCGATTTGATATTTTTTTAGTGCGATCTGTATAATTGTAGCTACTCTTACGCATGCTAAGGTTTGTGATAGACTGATTGTGTTGCTGTTTGCTTATTTGATCTCTGTATGCGGTCGTTTAGCTTTGATGAGAATTTGTGATTTACGTATACGTGTGCTGATGATCTCGCGTGATCGTAATATTTTGACTTTGAAATTGTTAAATCGAGCGGTCTGTAATGGTAGATATAATCGTACTTATTGTTTATAATCCTAGATGCTGCACTGAAAGTTTTTGATTAACCTTAGTTATTTCGATAGATTATCAGATTTATGCGTTTTTTTATTACAGTTTGAGGAATTAGCAGTTAACAAAAGTACTGCAAGATGATTGTATCTAGTATATACTTTTTAATAGATATATGAGTGGATAATTGGACTTTTATAGATTTTTTTTGTGATGTATCTACACGTAAtgatcaaataaatgaattcaggtggcgttagtaatgataaaataaatcTGAAGCGGTTGATTGCTTGGTATATAGATTAACAAGGGAATATTGGTGCCCTAGTGGGTGAAATAGGCTTGTCTTTAGGTTGAAGGTAGTTATCAGTTAGTTATTGTGGGTTGGTGACTTGAGACTTTTGCCTCCCCTCATGTCAAGTTTAGGCTGATTTTTGGTGGAAGTTCGAAAATGTTGCTTGATATACACCTCACCTTATAGAAATTAATTAATGTCATATGGCAACTGGATTATGAATTACCAGTATCTACTCAGTAATTCTAATCATATTTATAAGATTATTACATTTCTGTAAGATTATCAACTGAGTGAAGCACATTTCTGTAAGATCATTGAAGCTTGATTTTGCATTAAGTTGGTGATCATAGTCTGTAAATGTTGCTTATTAGGTTTTTAGGAGGTTTTGATGAAGGGTGTGTGGAAACAGATGGAGTCTTGAGGAAGTATGAATTTATAGTCTGAATTATTAGTACAGATCTGTTTGAGAGATTGAAAGTCTTGCATTGTGCAATGCGAAGTCTATGACATCACCTGTTTGTTTACTTTTTTTGTCTATTGAACCTAATGATGTCATGCTAAAATTGCAAATGCAAGAATCTAAAATCCAACTATTTCGGTACTCGTCATATGCCTACTTATAATCCTATAATGATCGCTTGGCGGTTGCCATtcgaatttttgttatgttatcttTTTCTTTTGTGTTCTTTGTGATTGATAATCTATCAAATATGTAGGCCAATGCAGCATCAGGGTTTGCTGTGCATGATGAGTGCAAGCTAAAATTTCTTGATTTGAAGGCAAAGAGAACCTTTCGTTTCATCATATACAAGATCGAGGAGAAAGAAAAGCAAGTTATTGTTGAAAAGCTTGGTGAACCATCTGAAAGTTATGAAGATTTTACAGCTTGCCTTCCTGCTGATGAATGCCGATATGCTGTTTACGATTTCGATTTTGTGACAGAAGAAAATTGCCAAAAAAGTAGAATATTCTTTATTGCTTGGTAATAATCTTTTCATCATATCTCAATTAATTGATATCATGGTTCTAAAATTGCTTTACTAGTCATAAACTCATATTTAAGTCGTTAGTTATTGATAAAAAAAAGTGATAGTGAGCCAACCAGAACTGACTTATCTTGACAGTAGCCTGTACTACTGTACCAAAAAATGATTTATATCAAATACAACCTGTTTTGACCCTTAACCCAACTGACCTGCTCTGTTTTGACCCGTAACTCAACTGACCCGTAACAATGTTAATCTGTTTGAAGGTCCCCTGATACTGCAAGAGTGAGGACCAAAATGATTTATGCAAGCTCAAAGGACAGGTTCAAGAGAGAGCTCGACGGTATTCAGGTAGAGTTGCAAGCAACTGATCCTACTGAGGTGGGCCTTGACATTATTAAAAGCCGAGCTAACTGATTCATGCGATGCTACAATTGGAGAGCCAATATATTTTAAATGTCTAATGGTTGTGAAACGCGGGATGAACATTTAGATATGATGTTGTCTGTCTTACCTGCTTTACTTTTCAAGTTGCTTTCGTAAGAATTTGATGAATTCTAGTATAAGTTGTGATGTTTTTTGTGTGATCCtacattaaaaaaaaatacaaaattggTATTGTATTCTGATTTCAGTTTTACTTCCTAATTACATTTGTTGCCAGCTATATGATGTATATTGAAGTTTTATATCCTACATTATCAAGCATTGTCACTGCACAAAACCCAAAATCAACGATGAACTGTACGGCTACTATTAAATTCTGTTAGGCCATTGTTGCTTCCATTGTTGAATGACTCAACTTATTTGTCATCCTGTAAACTTAAAAACCCGAACGTCACAACAACAGACTATATTTATAAGATCAAAGTTGCCAGAAGCTGAGAACAAAGCTTGATAGACCCTCGATTACACAACACTACAATGTATGACTAAACGGTGATACTACTTCACACGACGCCAAAGAAACCTTAATGAAACAAGATCGTGGCTAAACAGAAAACAGGGACAAAATCGAATACTGAGGAATAAAAACCTTCTCGGTTTATCTTTATTTTACTCAAAACAATGATAATCAACCAGTCCATTTGAATGACAAAACATCGACTAAAATACTGGAAAATTAAAAGAgataaacatcaaaacaaattaacgAGAAACGAGGAGCCTAATTTTCTTAAAACAAACTTCCAGGAACAAGTCGTTCCTTATCTTCCAGGGAGACTCTTTTGTGGGCTGCTGCCATTACTTGAGCCCAAAATCCAATTCAGCAAAATAGTCTTCCAGCTTGAGTGGCCCAAGACGTGGCCCAATACTCAACCCAACATGTCCCTGCGTATCTGCATCAAACCTAGACCTTTTGATCGAGGCCGAGCCAAAACATAATATACATGAAATATTCCAGCGGAGTTCGTTTTCATACATGAATCAGAATGTACAAACAGTCACATATGTTCATGTTTTGTATTTATAAACACTACATTACATTACATACTTATTGATTCACTAAAACTTTTTCCTCTCAAGTACTTACATTTCACCTTGCTTAAATTCTTAACCGGGAAGGCGTCCCACACGCAATCAGCTGCTTCAAAACTTGAGAAGCTTTCATCTTTCCACCAACATCATATCGATCCTCAACCGTTGATTCTCTTCCCCTGTCGTTCACCGTCGGCGTCCGATCAACATGTCTCCCACCAATCGCTCCCTCAGAAACGTCCGAACTCGAATTAGAAAGTGGCGGTGATACTACTGATATCATATCTTCTCTTCCCACCATCATTCTCACTTGATCCTTTTTCTCATGTTTAAAATTACGTCGTTTCATTTGCTCATCTGTTTGAGTGGCTGCATCAGCTGCAAAATTCGCCGCTAACTCTCTGCTGGATTCACATTTCACCACCATGTATTCTTGTGGATTATCGAACGAGCTCCAGGACTGATTCCGTCTTCTGATAATTGATGCAGCTGCAGTTGTTCTTGACACACAATCTTCGTTGTTTATATGGTTTGTTTCCATTGCATCCGTTTCGAGCAGCTCAGATCCTTTCAGGATGTAATCTTGACTATTTATCGCTTCAATTAAATCGTCTTCTGATAAATCATGCCATACATATCCATTTTTGTAGCTCCTAAATTTcatcaattaaaaaaaaatatatatatatatatcgcgaaTTAGGATCTCATATAATTACCTGTAGAAAACTAAATTTTGGCTTATCGTTGAATACCGTTTAAAAGACCATGAATACATATTTGCCATTCCTTTTCCTCTGTAATTATTCAGTGTGTTCATAACATCTGCAAACCAAAACAGTACAAATTAGCGTAAAAACGAATTCAATTGAGTGCAcaaaactatatatacatatacatatatacatgtgtgTGATAAATTAATTACCTCTGAGATATAAACCACGAGGAGAAGATAACGGCACATCGATAAGATGTGGATGTTCGATGCGGCCATTTCGTGTGAGGTAATACAAAACCGGAACTTTTCGAGGGGCCATTACCGATGTTCTAGGTTTAATCACAGCAACAGGTGTTGTATCAGGAGTAATGGTATGATTTTCAATGATCAAATGATCTGAATTTGCATTTGCAGTTGCATTAATAACACGATGATGATTTCGAGTATTCTTCTTAGGCCTTGATCTGGAGATGAACATATCCGACGTCGTATTGTTAGAATCGGTAGTCATGTGTATGTTTATGTGTGTAAAAGATGGCGGGTACGTAAATTCAGTTAGCTTCTTGAGTTGCTAGTTCCTATGGCGCATGGTTATGTGATGTGGTATTTATGGGAAAGAGCTAAAGGAAACATTCTACTGTTTCTACACGCAAATAGAAAAACAGAGTTAATATTTTAAGATTAATTGCAAGGATTTTTGGTTTTAATCATCTAAGTACACTTTTTTAATACTTttaaaaatgattataattataattgttggtACTTATTTCGGGCTAGCGTCAAGACGTATCAGTACAATACTAGAACTACTCCATGTGATGAGGTGGATTGTCGATTCATGTATACATTCGGAAGAATCCATGTAGACCCGGTTCACGACCTAGGAGTCGTGGGGTTGCTTTATCAATCTTCCGGAACTAGGATATGAACTCGTCCGTTTGGCGTTCTGTGGTTGAACGGTTCAGTTCTAGTGATAGAAGGTACTGTGTGTGAGAGAGTGCGTTCTCTGTCACAAATTTAGTTGTAAAGTGATGACACAGGTGGCCTATTTATAGGCATAAATCCCCGTGATATTTGGAGACACGTGTCATGCCGCTATTGATTGATTTATGCGAGATTTCCGTAACCGAGTTTATGCTAAATAGTGACGTGGCATGTGTGCTGCTCACGTACTTActtaagggcttaagcatagaaagttgccttcagggcttacgcaaaaCGCTGGGCGGCCTGTTTATATATTTTACTGTTCTCGAtggatgtgacgatcgctccaaatccatatggacgaacacgtcatttattgatttcattgcgaggtatttgacctctatatgatacattttgtaaacattgcattcttttgaaaa from Rutidosis leptorrhynchoides isolate AG116_Rl617_1_P2 chromosome 9, CSIRO_AGI_Rlap_v1, whole genome shotgun sequence harbors:
- the LOC139867467 gene encoding actin-depolymerizing factor 2, giving the protein MANAASGFAVHDECKLKFLDLKAKRTFRFIIYKIEEKEKQVIVEKLGEPSESYEDFTACLPADECRYAVYDFDFVTEENCQKSRIFFIAWSPDTARVRTKMIYASSKDRFKRELDGIQVELQATDPTEVGLDIIKSRAN
- the LOC139867299 gene encoding protein SOSEKI 5-like isoform X1, translating into MTTDSNNTTSDMFISRSRPKKNTRNHHRVINATANANSDHLIIENHTITPDTTPVAVIKPRTSVMAPRKVPVLYYLTRNGRIEHPHLIDVPLSSPRGLYLRDVMNTLNNYRGKGMANMYSWSFKRYSTISQNLVFYRSYKNGYVWHDLSEDDLIEAINSQDYILKGSELLETDAMETNHINNEDCVSRTTAAASIIRRRNQSWSSFDNPQEYMVVKCESSRELAANFAADAATQTDEQMKRRNFKHEKKDQVRMMVGREDMISVVSPPLSNSSSDVSEGAIGGRHVDRTPTVNDRGRESTVEDRYDVGGKMKASQVLKQLIACGTPSRLRI
- the LOC139867299 gene encoding protein SOSEKI 5-like isoform X2, coding for MTTDSNNTTSDMFISRSRPKKNTRNHHRVINATANANSDHLIIENHTITPDTTPVAVIKPRTSVMAPRKVPVLYYLTRNGRIEHPHLIDVPLSSPRGLYLRDVMNTLNNYRGKGMANMYSWSFKRSYKNGYVWHDLSEDDLIEAINSQDYILKGSELLETDAMETNHINNEDCVSRTTAAASIIRRRNQSWSSFDNPQEYMVVKCESSRELAANFAADAATQTDEQMKRRNFKHEKKDQVRMMVGREDMISVVSPPLSNSSSDVSEGAIGGRHVDRTPTVNDRGRESTVEDRYDVGGKMKASQVLKQLIACGTPSRLRI